A portion of the Chloroflexota bacterium genome contains these proteins:
- a CDS encoding ABC transporter permease, with product MNFVTLAIKNLLRRRGRTSLTIFGVAIAVAVLFSLLSFNSGYEKQLSGELDSLGIHILAVPKGCPYEAASLIIHGGVIPKYLSNSDVDETRKIDGIEVASPMLLHQFYKDEKPHIVYGINIDDMRRLKTWWKVEGRFFSQTEDNVMVIGRSLAEDEKLKVGDVLPFGPDKTPFTVVGILERTGTQDDEFHFLPLQVAQRVFGKPEQITTIAIRVSDISKISEVSKQLENIPDIQVVTMTQVMGTIMNLVGSARTLLISVIIVAIIISAVGIINTLLMSVNERVREFGMMKAVGASGFDIGRLVIIETLFVTVIGGVIGLLLSTLGSGLIEGFVKGIIPYSPAGRLMVLDPELIGLCLLFSIIIGFVCGIYPAIRSSRLTPMEAIRSNLE from the coding sequence GTGAATTTTGTTACTTTAGCCATAAAGAATTTGTTACGTCGTCGTGGCAGGACAAGCTTGACCATTTTCGGAGTAGCCATTGCCGTTGCCGTCTTATTCAGCCTTCTTTCTTTTAATTCAGGCTACGAGAAGCAACTGAGCGGCGAACTTGACAGCCTGGGCATTCATATTCTGGCAGTGCCCAAAGGATGCCCCTATGAAGCTGCTTCACTAATCATCCACGGCGGCGTCATCCCGAAATACCTGTCGAATTCTGATGTAGATGAGACGAGGAAAATCGATGGCATAGAAGTTGCCAGTCCCATGCTGCTTCACCAGTTCTATAAAGATGAGAAGCCACACATCGTGTATGGCATCAATATTGATGATATGAGACGCCTTAAGACATGGTGGAAGGTTGAGGGCAGGTTTTTCTCTCAGACTGAAGACAATGTAATGGTAATTGGCAGAAGCCTGGCAGAAGATGAAAAATTAAAGGTTGGCGATGTTCTGCCATTCGGGCCAGATAAAACACCATTTACCGTTGTTGGCATCCTGGAAAGGACGGGCACGCAGGATGATGAGTTCCATTTCTTGCCTCTTCAGGTGGCGCAAAGGGTCTTTGGCAAACCTGAACAGATAACAACCATAGCTATCAGGGTAAGCGATATTTCTAAGATTTCGGAAGTATCAAAGCAGCTCGAGAATATCCCTGACATTCAGGTTGTCACTATGACTCAGGTGATGGGCACCATTATGAATCTGGTCGGCTCAGCACGGACGCTACTAATATCTGTCATCATTGTGGCCATCATAATCAGTGCCGTCGGTATAATCAATACACTTCTCATGTCGGTTAATGAGAGGGTAAGGGAATTCGGGATGATGAAAGCTGTGGGTGCTTCCGGGTTTGATATAGGCAGGTTGGTTATTATCGAAACACTGTTCGTCACTGTCATCGGCGGAGTTATCGGCTTGCTGCTTTCGACGTTGGGCTCCGGCTTGATAGAAGGTTTTGTCAAAGGAATAATCCCTTATTCGCCGGCTGGTAGACTCATGGTGCTGGACCCAGAATTAATCGGCTTGTGCTTGTTGTTCTCAATCATCATCGGATTTGTCTGTGGAATATACCCGGCGATTAGGTCATCGCGCTTAACGCCCATGGAAGCTATACGGAGTAATCTGGAATGA
- the cysK gene encoding cysteine synthase A, which translates to MANIAKDITDLIGNTPLVRLNRITAGAKAEVAAKLEFFNPCSSVKDRIAISMITAAEETGLINKDTVIVEPTSGNTGIALAFVCASRGYRLILTMPETMSVERRHILSIFGAELVLTPGTEGMSGAIRKAEQLVAENRNYFMPQQFKNPANPEIHRQTTAEEIWRDADGRIDILVAGVGTGGTITGVAEVLKKRKPGFKTIAVEPADSPVLSGGKPGPHKIQGIGAGFIPDVLRLDLIDEIIKVTNDDAGATARRLAKEEGILAGISSGAAAWAALEVAKRPENKGKLIVVILPDTGERYISTWLFQEQNYSASNSRR; encoded by the coding sequence ATGGCCAATATAGCTAAAGACATTACTGACCTTATCGGCAATACTCCTCTGGTCAGATTAAACAGGATAACGGCAGGTGCCAAGGCTGAAGTTGCGGCCAAGCTGGAGTTCTTCAATCCTTGTAGTAGTGTCAAAGACCGTATAGCTATATCAATGATTACAGCCGCTGAAGAAACAGGATTGATAAACAAAGATACAGTGATTGTCGAGCCCACCAGCGGCAACACTGGTATTGCTCTGGCTTTTGTCTGTGCCTCACGCGGTTATCGTCTGATACTCACCATGCCGGAAACGATGTCAGTAGAACGCAGGCATATTCTGTCTATATTCGGTGCCGAGCTAGTGCTAACGCCTGGTACCGAAGGTATGTCCGGGGCAATACGAAAGGCCGAACAACTGGTAGCCGAAAACAGAAATTACTTCATGCCGCAGCAATTCAAGAACCCGGCAAACCCCGAAATCCACCGCCAGACTACTGCCGAGGAGATTTGGAGAGATGCAGATGGCAGGATAGATATTCTGGTCGCTGGCGTTGGGACAGGTGGCACCATTACCGGTGTGGCTGAGGTACTAAAGAAAAGAAAACCCGGATTTAAGACTATTGCCGTTGAGCCAGCTGATTCACCTGTTCTCTCCGGTGGCAAACCTGGACCGCATAAAATCCAGGGCATAGGCGCTGGTTTTATTCCGGATGTGCTAAGACTGGATTTGATCGACGAAATCATTAAAGTAACCAACGATGATGCCGGTGCCACAGCCAGAAGGTTAGCCAAAGAAGAGGGGATACTGGCCGGTATATCTTCTGGTGCCGCAGCCTGGGCAGCTCTTGAGGTTGCCAAAAGGCCAGAGAACAAGGGGAAGCTGATTGTGGTAATTTTACCCGATACCGGCGAGCGTTATATATCCACCTGGCTTTTTCAGGAGCAAAATTATTCTGCATCTAATTCAAGGAGGTGA
- a CDS encoding ABC transporter ATP-binding protein has product MKEEVISAKELTKIYHRGSEEIHALKDASFAIGKGEFAAIVGPSGSGKTTLLNLLGCLDTPTRGSLRLNGIEVNGLKEKDLVKLRRENIGFVFQQFFLLPTLTVRENIELPLLFSRRNGYRSQIDDIIEIVGLKARADHLPGQLSGGEMQRVTIGRALINEPKIILADEPTGNLDSATALKIFQLFQNLNRQGLTLIIVTHNLELAKSAHKIIQLRDGEIARKASSFASSRKVRR; this is encoded by the coding sequence ATGAAAGAAGAAGTGATTTCAGCAAAAGAGTTAACCAAGATATACCATCGGGGCAGCGAGGAAATACATGCCCTTAAGGATGCCAGCTTCGCTATTGGAAAGGGTGAATTCGCAGCTATTGTAGGCCCTTCCGGTTCAGGCAAGACTACGCTGTTAAATCTACTGGGCTGCCTGGACACACCAACACGGGGTAGCCTCAGATTGAACGGTATTGAAGTCAACGGCCTTAAGGAAAAAGACCTGGTGAAATTGCGCCGCGAAAACATTGGCTTTGTTTTCCAGCAGTTCTTTCTACTGCCTACTTTAACCGTGCGCGAGAATATAGAGTTGCCTCTCCTTTTCAGCAGAAGAAACGGTTATAGGAGCCAGATAGATGATATAATTGAAATCGTTGGACTTAAAGCTCGAGCCGACCATCTACCTGGACAGCTCAGCGGTGGGGAAATGCAGCGGGTAACTATTGGCAGAGCTCTCATCAACGAACCAAAGATTATTCTGGCCGACGAGCCCACTGGCAATCTAGATTCAGCCACCGCTCTTAAAATTTTTCAGCTTTTCCAAAACCTTAATAGGCAAGGGCTGACTCTGATTATAGTCACTCACAATTTGGAGCTCGCAAAATCGGCTCATAAAATAATCCAGTTGAGAGATGGTGAAATAGCTCGAAAAGCTTCGAGCTTTGCCTCATCTAGAAAAGTCAGGAGGTGA
- a CDS encoding Rrf2 family transcriptional regulator: MMKLSTRGRYGTRLLLDLALHEGEGPVPLKDVAQRQQISLLYLERLITPLITVGVIRSMRGARGGVWLARSPQEIKLNEVVGLLEGSIAPVDCVNDPKACPRSDSCVTRDIWVELKEAMDGVLESKTLHDLVEMQKKKGKMDMVMYDI; this comes from the coding sequence GTGATGAAACTTTCTACCAGAGGACGGTATGGAACCAGGTTGCTTTTGGATTTAGCTCTTCATGAGGGTGAAGGGCCAGTTCCGTTAAAAGATGTCGCCCAGAGGCAGCAGATCTCACTTCTGTATTTGGAGCGTTTGATTACTCCTCTTATAACGGTGGGGGTGATAAGGAGCATGCGGGGTGCTCGTGGTGGAGTCTGGCTGGCCAGATCGCCACAGGAAATAAAACTCAACGAAGTGGTTGGATTGCTTGAAGGCTCAATTGCCCCGGTCGATTGTGTTAATGACCCCAAGGCCTGCCCTCGCTCTGATTCTTGTGTCACCCGCGATATCTGGGTTGAGCTGAAAGAAGCAATGGATGGGGTCTTGGAGTCTAAAACCTTGCATGACCTGGTAGAGATGCAAAAGAAGAAAGGTAAAATGGACATGGTAATGTATGACATTTGA